Proteins co-encoded in one Streptococcus pyogenes genomic window:
- a CDS encoding lantibiotic streptin translates to MNNTIKDFDLDLKTNKKDTATPYVGSRYLCTPGSCWKLVCFTTTVK, encoded by the coding sequence ATGAATAACACAATTAAAGACTTTGATCTCGATTTGAAAACAAATAAAAAAGACACTGCTACACCTTATGTTGGTAGCCGTTACCTATGTACCCCTGGTTCTTGTTGGAAATTAGTTTGCTTTACAACAACTGTTAAATAA
- a CDS encoding lantibiotic protection ABC transporter ATP-binding protein: protein MLKIQNLKKSYGKRTILNNVNMNIPKGKVYALIGPNGAGKSTIMKILTGLVSKTSGSIIFEGREWSRRDLRKIGSIIEEPPLYKNLSAYDNMKVVTTMLGVSESTILPLLNKVGLGNIDKRPVKQFSLGMKQRLGIAISLINSPKLLILDEPTNGLDPIGIQELREIIESFKSEGMTIMISSHILSEVEHLADFIGFIYEGKIILEKEYDGSENLEELFNNQILFEKRR, encoded by the coding sequence ATGTTGAAAATACAAAATCTAAAAAAATCTTATGGTAAGAGAACCATATTGAATAATGTCAATATGAATATTCCTAAGGGAAAAGTGTATGCTTTAATCGGTCCAAATGGTGCTGGAAAATCAACTATTATGAAAATTTTGACAGGCTTAGTTAGTAAGACAAGTGGTTCTATTATTTTTGAAGGTAGAGAATGGTCACGTCGGGATCTGCGAAAAATCGGGAGTATTATTGAAGAACCACCACTTTATAAAAATTTGAGTGCTTACGATAATATGAAGGTAGTTACAACAATGCTTGGTGTTTCAGAAAGCACTATACTTCCATTATTAAATAAAGTTGGTCTAGGAAATATTGACAAGAGACCAGTAAAACAATTTTCTCTTGGAATGAAGCAACGGTTAGGTATAGCTATCTCTTTAATAAATTCACCTAAACTACTTATATTAGACGAACCTACTAATGGCTTGGACCCAATTGGAATTCAAGAATTAAGGGAAATTATAGAGTCATTTAAATCAGAAGGAATGACAATTATGATTTCAAGCCATATACTGTCAGAAGTTGAACATCTAGCTGATTTTATTGGATTTATCTATGAAGGAAAGATTATTCTGGAAAAAGAATATGACGGCTCTGAGAATCTTGAAGAGTTATTCAATAATCAAATTTTATTTGAAAAGAGGAGGTAG
- a CDS encoding lantibiotic immunity ABC transporter MutE/EpiE family permease subunit, which yields MVQIFLSNLLKIKNTSISKLILIFPIICVMLSLLFSALGGENILRLTAETTVNQWGVIWINVIIAVNSGLLNKLELDSNKYSVFLSRDVDLKKVEYARVLLIALINLIISMILSLMLIVISFVLPTPSLISIGRILLTILLIWLTTLWQIPFILWLSRKINVYFAMIINIISPLIIGTSFSLLNKWYLFPYDWSLKLLEPMTRMRINSIPFGAEFVPDYSQIFISLFLGIAFFILLTNLFAISFKKQVK from the coding sequence ATGGTACAAATTTTTTTATCAAATTTATTAAAAATAAAAAATACGAGTATTAGCAAGTTGATTCTTATTTTCCCTATTATTTGTGTGATGTTATCTTTATTGTTTTCAGCATTAGGTGGTGAAAATATCCTACGTTTAACTGCGGAAACAACAGTAAATCAGTGGGGAGTTATTTGGATTAATGTTATTATTGCTGTAAATTCTGGTTTGTTAAATAAATTAGAATTAGATTCTAATAAGTATTCTGTTTTTTTATCAAGGGATGTTGATTTAAAAAAGGTAGAATATGCCAGAGTTCTATTGATAGCTCTTATAAATCTAATAATTAGTATGATTTTAAGCTTAATGCTTATTGTAATTAGTTTTGTCCTACCTACTCCAAGTCTTATTAGTATAGGTAGGATACTATTAACTATCTTGTTAATTTGGTTGACTACACTATGGCAAATCCCGTTTATTTTATGGCTATCAAGAAAAATTAATGTGTATTTTGCTATGATTATTAATATTATATCTCCACTAATTATTGGTACAAGTTTTTCTCTCTTAAATAAATGGTATTTGTTCCCTTATGATTGGTCGTTGAAGTTGCTTGAGCCAATGACAAGAATGAGAATAAATAGTATACCTTTTGGAGCGGAGTTTGTTCCAGACTACTCACAGATTTTTATATCATTGTTCCTAGGAATTGCTTTTTTCATCTTACTGACCAATCTATTTGCTATCTCTTTCAAAAAACAGGTGAAATAG
- a CDS encoding lantibiotic immunity ABC transporter MutG family permease subunit yields MKSYLCSNFLKIKNTSYLLIHILAALLFPLLLFFYWSQRGGLQSRTVLFSYFQIVGVLLPFVASIVCIQLKNLEESSGKYKYLLGYSQSNYKPFIVELVFLWLCYCIVLIISITIFILLLKTIGINVSLRLLILNSLIYIIFAYVTYLINHIISYIFSTGVALGISMVGVIAAAFCETSLGDKVWFLIPWAWLLRISDTLYNQQKMAIVPLIVIFFVSCTVALLHIRIFKRWNQDCLTSS; encoded by the coding sequence ATGAAATCATATTTATGTTCTAATTTTTTAAAAATCAAAAATACTTCATATTTACTAATACATATTTTAGCTGCACTATTATTTCCCTTACTTCTATTTTTCTATTGGAGTCAACGTGGAGGTTTACAAAGCAGGACTGTATTATTCTCCTACTTTCAAATAGTAGGTGTACTTCTTCCTTTTGTTGCAAGTATTGTGTGCATTCAACTAAAAAATTTGGAAGAATCATCTGGAAAATATAAATATTTATTGGGTTACTCACAGTCGAATTATAAGCCATTTATTGTAGAATTAGTATTTCTATGGTTATGCTATTGTATAGTATTAATTATTTCAATTACTATATTTATTCTTTTATTGAAAACTATTGGTATAAATGTATCTCTCAGACTACTTATTTTGAATAGTTTAATTTATATCATTTTTGCCTATGTAACCTATCTGATCAATCATATTATTAGCTATATATTTAGTACAGGTGTGGCATTAGGTATTTCAATGGTAGGTGTTATTGCTGCAGCATTTTGTGAAACGAGCCTTGGTGATAAGGTATGGTTTCTTATTCCATGGGCATGGCTTTTAAGAATATCAGATACTCTATATAACCAACAGAAAATGGCAATTGTTCCACTTATTGTTATATTTTTTGTTTCATGCACAGTAGCTTTACTTCATATACGAATATTTAAAAGGTGGAATCAAGACTGTTTGACAAGTAGTTAA
- a CDS encoding helix-turn-helix domain-containing protein — translation MYPRIRNLREDNDFTQKFVANLLSFSHANYAKIERGEVALMADVLVQFYKLYNVSIDYLLGQTDYPYRFHNK, via the coding sequence ATGTATCCGCGTATTAGGAATTTGAGAGAAGATAACGATTTCACTCAAAAGTTTGTTGCAAATTTACTTTCCTTCTCTCATGCAAATTATGCAAAAATTGAGAGAGGAGAGGTTGCCTTAATGGCAGATGTTCTTGTGCAGTTTTATAAACTCTATAACGTCAGTATTGATTATTTATTAGGGCAAACAGATTATCCGTATCGTTTTCATAATAAATAA
- the pbp3 gene encoding D-alanyl-D-alanine carboxypeptidase PBP3 — translation MIKRWVILFFMVLTCSGFGKTVLAADFQVGAEHAIVVEADSGRVLYEKDAKTPDAIASLTKLVTAYLVLDKVKSGQLQLSDQVNLSDYAFELTKDRSLSNVPFDKKTYSVQDLLTATLVASSNSAAIALAEKVAGSELHFVNQMREQLSHWGITSGKILNASGLPNEVLKDHRYPGSALEEENMLSAQDVAIVTMHLLEDFPEILEITKQTEVDFAGNSIKSFNQLLPGMAKGRAGVDGLKTGTTDLAGHCLVVTSIENGMRLITVILNADGSDKNQNTRFEQANRLLDYVARTYCRRKILKKGSLVSERSLPIQDGQVKELPISVAEDVTIILQQGEQVPKPKQFMISETSLLAPITKGEVVAYLTSPRITDQSVRYLKEPKRIPLKASQSLKKASDLQLWWRDFLEKRR, via the coding sequence ATGATAAAAAGGTGGGTTATCCTTTTTTTTATGGTATTAACTTGTTCAGGGTTTGGTAAAACAGTTCTCGCAGCTGATTTTCAAGTGGGAGCAGAACATGCGATTGTCGTAGAGGCAGACTCTGGGAGAGTTCTGTATGAGAAAGACGCTAAGACGCCAGATGCTATTGCCTCTTTGACCAAATTGGTGACGGCTTATCTGGTTTTAGATAAGGTTAAATCAGGCCAGCTGCAATTATCAGATCAAGTTAATCTCTCAGATTATGCCTTCGAGTTAACAAAAGATAGGTCTTTAAGTAATGTACCTTTTGACAAAAAAACTTATTCAGTTCAAGACCTGTTGACAGCTACTTTGGTAGCAAGCTCAAATAGCGCTGCTATTGCGTTAGCCGAAAAAGTGGCGGGCTCAGAGCTTCATTTTGTAAATCAAATGAGAGAACAGCTATCTCATTGGGGGATTACTTCTGGTAAAATCCTCAACGCTTCAGGACTGCCGAATGAGGTGCTAAAGGACCATCGTTATCCTGGTTCTGCGTTGGAAGAAGAGAATATGTTGAGTGCTCAGGATGTTGCCATTGTGACGATGCATTTACTGGAAGATTTTCCTGAGATTTTAGAGATCACTAAACAAACAGAAGTTGATTTTGCTGGTAATTCTATTAAAAGTTTTAATCAACTCTTACCAGGTATGGCTAAGGGTAGAGCAGGAGTGGATGGGCTAAAGACAGGAACGACAGATTTGGCAGGTCATTGCCTTGTGGTAACTTCTATTGAAAATGGTATGAGGCTGATTACCGTTATTCTAAATGCTGATGGATCTGATAAAAACCAAAACACGCGGTTTGAGCAAGCAAATCGCTTGTTGGACTATGTGGCTAGAACTTATTGTCGTCGTAAGATTCTTAAAAAAGGAAGTCTTGTCTCGGAGCGATCGCTCCCTATTCAAGATGGCCAAGTAAAAGAACTACCGATATCTGTTGCCGAAGATGTAACCATCATTTTGCAACAGGGTGAACAAGTTCCCAAACCTAAACAATTTATGATATCAGAGACTTCTTTATTAGCACCGATTACTAAAGGTGAAGTGGTTGCTTATTTGACGTCTCCAAGAATAACAGATCAGTCAGTGAGGTATTTAAAGGAACCTAAGCGTATTCCTCTTAAAGCTAGCCAATCTCTAAAAAAAGCCTCTGACTTACAGCTGTGGTGGCGAGATTTTCTTGAAAAAAGACGTTAA
- a CDS encoding polysaccharide deacetylase family protein — protein MNNRHKRRQKRKAFTLINLILLFACILGLTLIFYLYQGSNKFGLSDVSRFVPKISLFHHKKTAKKETTKLKKTHFDSSKSQKKAHSKLTWTKQETPVKIPILMYHAIHVMSPEETANANLIVNPDLFDQQLQKMKDEGYYFLSPEEVYRALSNNELPAKKVVWLTFDDSMIDFYNVAYPILKKYDAKATNNVITGLTEMGSAANLTLKQMKEMKQVGMSFQDHTVNHPDLEQASPDVQTTEMKDSKDYLDKQLNQNTIAIAYPSGRYNDTTLQIAARLNYKLGVTTNEGIASAANGLLSLNRIRILPNMSPENLLQTMEP, from the coding sequence ATGAACAATAGACATAAACGGCGCCAAAAAAGAAAAGCCTTCACTCTCATTAACCTTATACTATTATTTGCCTGCATTCTTGGTTTGACCCTCATTTTCTATTTATATCAAGGGTCTAACAAATTCGGCTTGTCAGATGTCTCTCGATTTGTACCTAAAATAAGTCTTTTTCATCACAAAAAGACGGCAAAAAAAGAAACGACAAAACTTAAGAAGACTCATTTCGATTCCTCAAAATCTCAAAAAAAGGCCCATTCTAAATTGACTTGGACCAAGCAAGAAACACCTGTCAAGATCCCAATTTTAATGTATCATGCTATTCATGTAATGTCCCCTGAAGAGACGGCTAATGCTAATTTGATTGTCAACCCAGATCTCTTTGATCAACAACTTCAAAAAATGAAAGACGAGGGCTACTATTTTTTGAGTCCTGAAGAGGTCTACCGCGCTCTTTCAAATAATGAATTGCCTGCTAAAAAAGTTGTATGGCTAACATTTGATGACAGTATGATTGATTTCTACAATGTTGCTTACCCAATCTTAAAAAAATATGATGCTAAAGCCACCAATAATGTTATTACAGGACTAACCGAAATGGGAAGCGCTGCCAATCTGACTCTTAAGCAGATGAAAGAAATGAAACAAGTCGGTATGTCTTTCCAAGATCATACAGTGAATCATCCTGATCTAGAGCAGGCTAGTCCTGATGTTCAAACAACTGAAATGAAAGATTCAAAGGACTATCTTGATAAGCAATTAAACCAAAACACTATTGCCATTGCTTATCCATCTGGTAGATATAATGACACTACCTTACAAATTGCAGCTAGACTTAACTATAAATTAGGTGTTACCACTAACGAAGGAATAGCTAGCGCGGCTAATGGACTTCTTTCTCTTAACCGGATTCGTATCCTCCCAAACATGAGTCCTGAAAATCTTTTACAAACAATGGAACCATAA
- a CDS encoding folylpolyglutamate synthase/dihydrofolate synthase family protein → MTYEETLEWIHDHLVFGIKPGLKRMLWVLGQLGNPQKNVKGVHIVGTNGKGSTVNHLQHIFTTAGYEVGTFTSPYIMDFKERISINGRMISEKDLVIAANRIRPLTERLVQETDFGEVTEFEVITLIMFLYFGDMHPVDIAIIEAGLGGLYDSTNVFQAMVVVCPSIGLDHQAILGETYANIAAQKAGVLEGGETLVFAVENPSAREVFLTKAEQVGASIWEWQEQFQMAENASGYRFTSPLGVISDIHIAMPGHHQVSNAALAIMTCLTLQDRYPRLTPDHIREGLANSLWLGRTELLAPNLMIDGAHNNESVAALVAVLKNNYNDKKLHILFGAIDTKPIADMLVALEQIGDLQVTSFHYPNAYPLEKYPERFGRVADFKDFLALRKHAKADDFFVITGSLYFISEIRQYWEKHIEKSVLLTH, encoded by the coding sequence ATGACTTATGAAGAGACTCTAGAATGGATTCATGATCACTTAGTTTTCGGCATCAAGCCAGGCTTAAAACGTATGCTTTGGGTTCTTGGACAGTTAGGAAATCCCCAAAAAAATGTCAAGGGAGTGCATATCGTTGGAACTAACGGAAAAGGTTCCACGGTCAATCATTTACAACACATCTTTACGACAGCTGGTTATGAAGTGGGGACCTTTACCTCTCCTTATATTATGGATTTCAAAGAACGTATTAGCATAAATGGTCGAATGATTTCAGAAAAAGATTTGGTTATTGCTGCTAATCGTATTCGTCCTTTGACAGAGCGTCTAGTTCAAGAGACTGATTTTGGAGAGGTAACTGAATTTGAAGTGATTACTTTGATCATGTTCCTCTATTTTGGTGACATGCATCCTGTAGATATTGCTATTATTGAAGCAGGCCTTGGCGGTCTTTATGATTCGACCAATGTTTTTCAAGCAATGGTTGTGGTCTGTCCCTCAATTGGTTTAGATCACCAAGCTATTTTGGGCGAGACTTACGCTAATATTGCCGCCCAAAAAGCTGGTGTTTTAGAAGGGGGCGAGACCCTTGTTTTTGCCGTTGAAAACCCGTCAGCTCGAGAGGTTTTTTTAACAAAAGCTGAGCAGGTTGGTGCTTCAATCTGGGAATGGCAAGAGCAGTTTCAAATGGCTGAGAACGCATCTGGCTATCGTTTTACTAGTCCTTTAGGAGTTATTTCAGATATTCACATCGCTATGCCAGGACACCACCAAGTGTCTAATGCAGCTTTAGCTATTATGACTTGCTTAACCTTGCAAGACCGCTATCCTAGGCTAACTCCAGATCATATAAGGGAAGGTCTAGCAAATAGTTTGTGGCTAGGCCGTACCGAATTATTAGCACCAAATCTAATGATTGATGGGGCTCATAACAATGAAAGCGTTGCTGCTTTGGTAGCCGTCTTAAAAAATAACTACAATGATAAAAAGCTTCATATTTTGTTTGGTGCGATCGACACCAAGCCTATTGCAGATATGTTGGTTGCTCTTGAGCAAATAGGTGACTTGCAGGTTACTAGCTTTCATTACCCTAACGCCTATCCATTGGAAAAATACCCAGAACGTTTTGGTAGGGTTGCTGATTTCAAAGATTTCTTGGCCTTGCGTAAGCATGCTAAAGCAGATGACTTTTTCGTGATTACAGGGTCACTATATTTTATTTCAGAAATTAGACAGTATTGGGAAAAACATATTGAAAAAAGCGTTCTTTTAACCCATTAA
- the folE gene encoding GTP cyclohydrolase I FolE → MSINKEKAEAAIYQFLEAIGENPNREGLLDTPKRVAKMYAEMFLGLGKDPKEEFTAVFKEQHEDVVIVKDISFYSICEHHLVPFYGKAHIAYLPSDGRVTGLSKLARAVEVASKRPQLQERLTSQIADALVEALNPKGTLVMVEAEHMCMTMRGIKKPGSKTITTTARGLYKESRAERQEVISLMTKD, encoded by the coding sequence ATGTCTATTAATAAGGAAAAAGCAGAAGCAGCCATTTATCAGTTTTTAGAGGCTATTGGTGAAAATCCAAATCGGGAAGGTCTTCTTGACACGCCTAAACGGGTTGCTAAAATGTATGCGGAGATGTTTTTGGGACTGGGAAAAGATCCTAAAGAGGAGTTTACGGCTGTCTTTAAAGAACAACATGAGGATGTGGTGATTGTCAAAGACATTAGTTTTTATTCTATATGTGAACACCACTTAGTTCCTTTTTATGGCAAGGCTCATATCGCTTACTTGCCAAGTGATGGTCGAGTAACAGGTTTGAGTAAATTAGCGCGAGCAGTTGAAGTAGCTAGTAAACGACCTCAACTCCAAGAGCGTTTGACCTCTCAAATAGCGGATGCTTTAGTTGAAGCCCTCAATCCTAAAGGGACTTTAGTTATGGTAGAAGCAGAGCACATGTGCATGACCATGCGAGGCATCAAAAAGCCAGGTAGTAAAACCATTACCACCACTGCCAGAGGCTTATATAAGGAAAGTCGTGCTGAGAGGCAAGAAGTTATTTCTCTAATGACAAAAGATTAG